From the Fusarium musae strain F31 chromosome 11, whole genome shotgun sequence genome, one window contains:
- a CDS encoding hypothetical protein (MEROPS:MER0033274~CAZy:CE10), protein MVSLTEGQKATLSHEAVEFLTKIRHPPLANTISSFITSPCRVPGLRQGFTEKTAPGEALLIEKHKIQITEIIIAGVSVFVIEPPVIKPEKQKKILFNVFGGAFIVGSSKDRAALTMSVELGVRVYSVDYTKSPEAKYPEARDQCLAVYRELLQHGPPGGAPADPSDIHAMGCSSGAQILVSMLLVARQKGLPMPTAGMYLCTPALDLSGAGDSMVFNSLGRDIMPVSLLTGMVSQNYAPDGIDVTDPFYSPIYADYDESFPPTVITVGTRDFAVSHGIRFYWKLREAGVKVELLVSEGMWHGFNWDPVIPESIRARAAVIEFLEDSR, encoded by the coding sequence ATGGTATCCCTCACTGAAGGCCAGAAAGCGACTCTTAGTCATGAAGCAGTCGAATTTCTTACCAAAATCCGCCATCCTCCACTGGCTAATACCATCTCATCCTTCATAACGTCACCATGTCGAGTCCCAGGTCTGCGTCAGGGCTTTACAGAAAAGACAGCTCCTGGGGAAGCCCTCTTAATCGAGAAACACAAGATACAAATCACCGAGATTATAATTGCCGGCGTCTCAGTTTTCGTGATTGAACCACCAGTCATCAAGCCcgagaaacagaagaaaaTACTGTTCAACGTCTTTGGCGGAGCGTTCATCGTGGGCAGCTCTAAAGATAGAGCCGCGCTTACTATGTCAGTTGAACTTGGTGTTCGTGTCTACTCGGTAGACTATACCAAATCTCCTGAGGCCAAGTACCCTGAAGCTCGGGATCAATGTCTTGCTGTATACCGCGAACTCCTCCAGCATGGCCCTCCAGGTGGGGCTCCAGCTGATCCATCCGATATTCACGCCATGGGATGTTCTTCAGGCGCACAGATCCTTGTCTCCATGCTTCTTGTCGCGAGGCAAAAAGGTCTGCCGATGCCAACAGCTGGGATGTATCTCTGCACGCCTGCTCTCGACCTAAGTGGCGCTGGCGATTCAATGGTATTCAACTCTTTGGGACGCGATATCATGCCTGTTAGTCTTCTTACTGGCATGGTATCCCAGAACTATGCTCCTGACGGAATCGACGTGACTGATCCTTTTTACTCGCCTATTTACGCTGACTATGATGAGTCTTTCCCGCCGACAGTCATCACAGTTGGGACGAGGGATTTTGCAGTTAGCCATGGGATACGGTTCTATTGGAAACTGAGGGAGGCTGGGGTAAAGGTCGAGCTTCTAGTCTCGGAAGGAATGTGGCATGGCTTCAATTGGGACCCGGTGATCCCGGAGTCAATCAGGGCTCGTGCTGCTGTGATCGAATTCCTGGAAGATTCCCGATAG